The following are from one region of the Saccharomyces kudriavzevii IFO 1802 strain IFO1802 genome assembly, chromosome: 12 genome:
- the SKDI12G3720 gene encoding bifunctional fructose-2,6-bisphosphate 2-phosphatase/6-phosphofructo-2-kinase (similar to Saccharomyces cerevisiae YLR345W; ancestral locus Anc_4.177) encodes MPSVLSDDEELLNGLGSEMMKPLKQGNYMARTVKRWVSNKSTIATEPTNVNVDGVHGPVNAESYISPGQLYSTDSGNLFHAGRILVVLVGLPATSKTLLSVAITRYTRWLGVRTKSFHFSEYKKTATDIPSDYFCVVPKSKEGVAFVEKLRRKMVNDILSFFNDTSGQLAIYDALNIRKIDRKNLEAAFSEIGVKVLFIESIVSDQEIMNRNIALVLQSSDYKGLSTNEAIDEYMRRLSVNEPYYEMMTHDEELSYIKYINLGKQIIVKDNIHGYLVNKIVFFLMNLRQKKGCVYFARCGTSDKDRYIHDEELNEEGIHYSKVLKDFVLKRIKQKRLAKKNSDSLVEVIDGSYEEDLKTSLIVWTGPRKRTHDTGLFFSREGIKVQQRSELKQLNPGSIADLTNEQIMKKFPSEYKESLKDPYHFRFPRAESYHDLAVRMEPLLLEMEHTSKDILIIAHESTLRVLYGYLMACTCVELPNLDFTRDKLVEISFSPFCNKVELLGIPLTS; translated from the coding sequence ATGCCAAGTGTGCTctctgatgatgaagagctTCTCAATGGACTGGGAAGTGAGATGATGAAGCCCTTGAAACAAGGTAATTACATGGCGAGGACCGTTAAAAGGTGGGTAAGTAACAAATCTACTATTGCCACAGAACCCACAAATGTCAATGTTGATGGAGTTCATGGACCGGTAAATGCCGAAAGTTATATCTCCCCTGGACAGCTTTATTCCACCGACTCAGGCAATTTATTCCATGCTGGAAGAATTCTCGTCGTTCTAGTGGGCCTTCCAGCAACATCGAAGACCCTATTATCAGTAGCGATTACAAGATATACTAGATGGTTGGGGGTCAGGACAAAGtcattccatttttcagaatataaaaaaactgcTACCGACATACCTTCCGATTATTTCTGCGTAGttccaaaatcaaaagaaggGGTGGCGTTTGTTGAAAAGCTCCGCAGAAAGATGGTCAATGATATACTTTCGTTTTTCAATGACACGTCTGGTCAGTTAGCTATTTATGATGCCTTGAATATTCGTAAGATTGATAGAAAAAATCTGGAAGCAGCCTTTTCTGAAATTGGTGTTAAAGTGCTTTTCATCGAATCGATCGTATCTGATCAAGAGATCATGAACAGAAACATAGCTCTCGTGTTACAGTCAAGCGATTACAAGGGACTTTCAACGAATGAGGCCATTGACGAATATATGAGACGTTTATCAGTTAACGAACCATATTATGAAATGATGACGCATGACGAAGAATTGTCGTACattaaatatataaatctGGGAAAGCAGATAATTGTGAAGGATAACATACACGGTTACTTAGTCAACaagattgttttcttcttaatGAATCTGAGACAGAAAAAAGGCTGTGTTTATTTTGCCCGCTGTGGTACAAGCGACAAAGATCGCTACATCCATGATGAAGAACTGAATGAAGAGGGGATTCATTATTCCAAAGTGCTCAAAGATTTTGTGCTCAAAAGAATTAAGCAGAAGAGACTAGCAAAAAAGAACTCCGATTCTTTGGTTGAAGTAATCGATGGAAGCTATGAggaagatttgaagacaTCTTTAATAGTCTGGACTGGTCCCAGGAAAAGAACTCACGATACtggtctttttttctcaaggGAAGGTATCAAAGTTCAGCAGCGATCTGAATTGAAACAGTTAAATCCAGGAAGCATTGCCGATCTCACGAACGAacaaataatgaagaaattccCTTCAGAATATAAAGAATCTCTGAAAGATCCATATCATTTCAGATTTCCCAGAGCGGAATCATACCACGACTTGGCTGTTCGTATGGAACCTTTACTGTTAGAAATGGAACACACGAGCAAAGACATTCTCATCATTGCCCATGAGTCAACCTTAAGAGTTCTGTATGGGTATTTGATGGCTTGTACTTGCGTAGAACTACCAAATCTAGACTTCACAAGAGACAAGTTGGTTGAAATTTCGTTCAGCCCCTTTTGCAACAAGGTCGAATTATTGGGCATCCCTTTAACTAGCTGA
- the CIS1 gene encoding Cis1p (similar to Saccharomyces cerevisiae YGR035C and YLR346C; ancestral locus Anc_4.178) encodes MQSVSNCPIGLVSKDTINSAATFTGWVACPWKYINVVGSGRYVSNKPDKITRYDLLKAAHDAEMQELLTEGGLKGKSKRKKRTKVTLETISEENSSNESIC; translated from the coding sequence ATGCAATCAGTTAGTAATTGCCCCATTGGGTTAGTTTCAAAAGATACTATAAACTCAGCTGCTACTTTTACAGGGTGGGTGGCATGCCCATGGAAATACATCAACGTTGTTGGGTCAGGTCGATATGTGAGCAATAAGCCGGATAAAATTACCAGATACGATTTACTCAAGGCTGCACATGACGCAGAAATGCAGGAGCTGCTTACGGAAGGCGGTTTGAAAGGTAAAAGCAAGCGTAAGAAAAGGACGAAAGTGACACTGGAAACTATaagtgaagaaaattcGTCGAATGAAAGCATTTGTTAA